The Opitutales bacterium sequence CTATCTCACGATAGGTGCACTCTTTGCCTTTGTTGCGGCGCTACCCATCATTATGCAGCCGTTTACAATGATCGCCCAGTCCCTCGAGCAATACATGGTCGGACAAGAAGCATTCACGAGTATTCGCGAGCTGGTTGCGTGCGATTATGTAGAGAATTGGAAAGGCAAGACAGTGCTATCGCCCATGCGTGCAGATATCCGATTTATAGATGCGGATTTCGCTTATCCGGGTAAAGAAGATCAGCTCATTTTTAAAGACTTCAACCTACGCATACGTTCGGGTGAAAGTGTGGCTCTAGTCGGTGCTTCAGGATCGGGTAAGAGCACCTTAGCCAACCTCGTTCTTGGGCTCTATTCGCTCAAGCGTGGCCAAATCGAAATCGACGGAGTGCCCCTTGAGCAGCTAGATATGCGCAAGATGCGGCAGCGTTGCGCCATTGTGATGCAGGACAATATTCTGCTGTCGGGATCTATATTGGATAATATTCGATTTGCGCGCGAGCGATCAACAAACGAAGAAGTCATTGCTGCTGCGAAGGCCGCGAACGCGGATGAATTTATCAGGGATTTACCAGACGGATATGATACTGTGATCGGGGAGCGTGGTGTCAGTTTATCCGGTGGGCAGCGCCAACGTATTTCGATTGCACGCGCTATTTTGCGTGATCCGCAATTGCTCATTCTCGACGAGGCTACTTCAGCGCTAGACAACGAAAGCGAGGCCCAGATTCAAGAGGCCTTGGATAGACTGTCTCGGGGGCGTACTGTTATTACGATCGCCCACCGATTGAGTACGATACGCAATGCCGATCGGATTGTGGTATTGGGGAAGGGGAAGATTCTTGAACAGGGCTCGTTCGAGGAATTGGCGACGATCGGTGGTCACTTTAGCCGTTTACTCGATTCTCAAATCGCTACGTCGAGCAGCCTTGCTTTAGCTGCTGGTAAAAG is a genomic window containing:
- a CDS encoding ABC transporter ATP-binding protein, producing the protein MKSIEKADSLLKFVLLEFGRFRWGMLLAVIRSIVVAPLPLLFGAMIDVHLPSGSVYGIVVTALIFVSLLMIHTGCAIGAARMLGYAITTLVRDIRSRVFNRMQFLSFGYLDQSTTGRLLSKYAFDSQKVQDVMLNILNNIIPAIFSGLSVTILMLILNWRLAAVALIIIPLLHVTRELFKKRLHQKNREMRLAQESLTGSANEMISALPLVRSLGEERKAEHRLSSFNLRLAEARFGLFSMGSVFGTFLFVSNSLVSLFVVSIGAYMVLEGYLTIGALFAFVAALPIIMQPFTMIAQSLEQYMVGQEAFTSIRELVACDYVENWKGKTVLSPMRADIRFIDADFAYPGKEDQLIFKDFNLRIRSGESVALVGASGSGKSTLANLVLGLYSLKRGQIEIDGVPLEQLDMRKMRQRCAIVMQDNILLSGSILDNIRFARERSTNEEVIAAAKAANADEFIRDLPDGYDTVIGERGVSLSGGQRQRISIARAILRDPQLLILDEATSALDNESEAQIQEALDRLSRGRTVITIAHRLSTIRNADRIVVLGKGKILEQGSFEELATIGGHFSRLLDSQIATSSSLALAAGKREGEANPAA